A segment of the Odontesthes bonariensis isolate fOdoBon6 chromosome 8, fOdoBon6.hap1, whole genome shotgun sequence genome:
ATAAATAACCACAGAGCCCGGAACGAAGCATGTCTACCGCTCTGGAGAGCTACATCAATCGTATCCTACTACTGCTGCTACAGCTAACGGCCGGTTGAAATGAATGAAGCAATGCTAGTTAGCTTAGCATGCTAACAATTAGCAATGCttgcttttgttgttttctttttaaagcaatTCCCAACCGTATAGGTAATGTTTCCTAAtcagtgatttatttttattttttttatctattctttattattgttatttatttttttcgtagtttcaattaataaattaatttgagCGAGATGAACATGGAAACTTAATAGACCAAGTGCCTCAACCTTTTGGGACCTCAGTTTGTcccgtattattattattattattattattgttaaaatttgtgtttgtattAGCAGTAGTATTTCTAGTATTAATTTATCAATAATATTATAATTAGAATAGTTTTTGTATTAAACCAGAGGGGTGTACCACAAAGTGTTGAGCCTAATGTCTGAGTTTACAGAGGTTAGCTCTACTTTAACCTGCTACATCACCATGGTAACTGATGCTGAACTCCAGCTCTAGAGCAGAGTTTTAGGTAAAATTGTCTGAAAACAGACATACTTTCACAGATTCCTGTGCTGATGATGTCCCAGACAGCAAACTGAATCAACATTCAGTTGTTGTCAAGCAGGATAATGAAATTTACATTAAGATACCGAAAGTAACAGAAATGAATTAATTCAACTTTCATTTTTAAAGGGGCTTTGTGTGCCACATTCAGGTCGAATTTCAGCATTTTAACCATCAAATTCAACCTCAATGCAATACTGATTCAGTGCCAACTTTTCAGTATTCGATCTATGAAATATTCGACCCACCATGGGTTTCACTGCTAGTTGTTTTagcaggtgagttgttacacacgCCTTGTGGATTTCAGCTTCCATGGCCACTGTCCTGGTGTCTGATGAGCGTCCACATTGGGCGCCTTCACCGATGTTCAGTTCTTTACTGAAACTGCCCCTTTGACCAGAACTCCGAGTTAATTATCAACCTGAGATGTAGGTTTTCAGCAGAGGGAATTATCTGATAAATTACAAACTTGTTGACCCACCAAAGAAGCTTTGCAGTAGGTTATGGGTTGTGTTATCATATGGACTGTCAGGAATATAGAATGGACTGTAGACTATATGTTTTGTATCCTTTCCCAACGAATCAGCTGATATCAGATGTAACGCACACTGGAAAATAAATGAGCTCAGGTATATATCAGAGAATATCCGAtcaataaaaatctgtttgatttggtCAGCGACTTCCATGATTTCCATGTTCAGATGGAACAGAAAAATGTCCACCAATAGAACCCAGATCCACATGTATAACATCTACGTCCAACGTGTCAGACCTGAACCCAGAGAGGGAAAAGACCGTTTAAAACACAGTTCTGAAACTTCGTTTCTGAGGCAGTAAAAAGCGAAATGTTGAATCTGAGCCGACAGAAACACACTTCAGCATCGTGGTAGATTTGGTTTAAAGCTGCTCAACtgaatatttcaatttaaattGGAAGTAATTAATGATAACTGAGTGATGTGTCCAGGAAAGTTTGTTTCTTGACTCCCGCTGCTTCAGGTACTGTGGCCATTGTGACCTCAGACGGCAGGATGATTGTGGTGAGTTTAAacacaccttcggctctgcagCAAAGTGTTCCGGACAACCGAATATGTTGCAAATGTTTACATGTGTCAAACTGCAGAAAAGACCTGCTTCTTCAATCTGCCCATCGTTCCCAGCTTTGTTTAAAGGGGCGAAAGCTGTTCTGACAAAGATGAATCTGCTCGGTGTTTGAGCTGTTTTCACTGCCAGAACACATGAACGCGTCAGCGTAGACTTACACGTGTTTGTCTGTTCAGGGCACTCTGAAGGGCTTCGATCAGACCATCAACCTGATCCTGGACGAGAGTCACGAGCGAGTGTTCAGCTCCAGTCAGGGGGTGGAGCAGGTGGTGCTGGGTCTCTACATCGTCAGAGGAGACAACGTGTGAGTCGCCTCTTTCCTTCCTCTGGACACAACTTCAGCTCTGAAATGCAGAGAATGTCATGCTTTTGACAGAGAGTTCTAGCCGTCATGGAGCCAGGTAGTAGCTGTATCCCAGAGTTTGGAGCTCTGAGACGACGCGTACAGAGTGTTTCCGTTTATGTCCGCTGCACAGTGACAGCAGATAACTGCACGTGCGCATTCAGTCAAACACAAATGTGTACGCGGCCATCACAGCTAACACAGAGGTGCATGCTGTTGTGTTCCAATGGTACAAACAAGTCGGTGCATGTGAATAGTACCAGAAGGGTTCGAGTTGGAGCCGATTAAATGCAGATGTTTTTAGAGGCAAAGTGAAAACGTTCTgctgaatgaaataaaatgcaaatatcAGAACAAATATGTTGCTCAACTAAAAGTGGTGTCACTGCACTCTCAGCTGAAAACAGCCGGACTCAAAGCTGAGCAGTTAACACACCATTAACAACCCAGGTGGTGCACTGACACGGAAAAATTCCCCAGTCAACGTCCCATCCTGTATCCCATAATGCATTGCGCTGCAGCGGACTTAAAACATCAATGTTCCTGCATTACTGCACCATCAGGAATTTAATTCAGTGCGACTTCATGTAAAAACGAACATCCAAAGAggttttatttgtctttgtttttctattttttggggggaaatGTGTCACACGTCAGTTTGGCTGTCGTGTGTGAACTTGGAAGGACTTGATTTTTAATCTAAATGgaaactttttacttttcactCTGAACctttcagctggtgcagaacgctgctgcccgtctttaaccaacaccaacagacgtgtgcacatcactcctgttcttaactccctccatcggcttcctgttctttatagaactgattttaaacttttaatgttggtttttaaagctctgaacggcctcgccccgtcgtatttatctgagcttttaacagtcctggtagagctctgaggtcaacagatcagattctgctggaagtgcccaggtcagaatacaaaccctggggtgaccgagccttttcccaaagctgcccccaggctctggaataagccccccgtccagctgcgtcttatttctgacctgggcctcttcacatctaggctaaaaacctacttatttaggattgcttttaatagccagcagtatgatgacacttattcgattttgttgtattttattgctttcactgttcttttattgtttttatttgtttttacttcttcttctctttatttattacttgctgtaaagcactttggtacatcgtaatgattgtctgtaaagggctgtagaaataaagtacatttacattcgACACCACCTGATAGCAGCGTCGTCCTCTCTGGCCCGAGGACAGCTGTCGGGCCGGAGGGGGCCGGAGGGAACCCAAAAGTGACGATGGAAATGCTTTTGGCCCTGACACAGACACAGTTTTTGCTGATTATAGAAGAGCTACTGATGAAGGAATTAATCAGAAAGTCACTTAGTAGATGAATCAACAGTGGTGTAAGATGATTAGAGTCCATTTCCAGTTCATTAGTGCTACTTACTGATGTAAAAAGCTCTGATTCCGTTTATCGCTTTTCTTTCAGAGCCGTGATCGGGGAGATCGATGAGGAGACCGACTCAACGCTGGATTTAGGAAACATCCGAGCCGAGCCGCTCAACTCTGTCGTccactgacctctgaccccggcGGGCTCGCTGTCGCAGGAGCCGTCGCAGGAGCGGCTTCGCTGAGTTCCGTGATGAAGACGCGTCCTGAGGACTCAGCGAGTCTTCCTCTGACAGACTCCTGTGGCCACCTGCTtctgtttgtattttttatacATAAAGAAGTGAGTTGATGGATGTTGGGTTTACATTTTTATGCTCCGTCTTTTTGTCACTTGTGATTGTtttaataaagtttgatttgttgtGTTCTAAAACAGCCTTTCTgttcatttagttttttgttttttctccagTTGGAGGGAATTGTGTGAAAACAATTTGATCTCATATTTAATCAATAAGGGCCGATGAGCCGTTTAAAGCAAACTGTGCTGCTGAGCATTAAAAGGGTCGCAGTGCATTCCGTTCGCTGTGGAATGAAGGCCTTGCTGCTTCGCTCCTGAAgccattatattattatattgtaTTCTGTGTGAAAATGAAGCGCAGTGTGAAGGCTGTCTGGTGCATCGCAGACTGAAACCGTCACCAGGATGTAAAAATGGGTTTGACCTTCTATCCAGTCTGGAGGTAAGACACTTGTTTTATATCACTGCATGTGTCAtttgatagaatagaatagaaaaatactttattcatcctccAGTGGGGAAAATTCAAATATAACATAGTTTTTAATCAAGACTTTTCTTCAGTTTAAAACACTCTGATATTTACTTTCATGGGaggatttttactttttaaggaGGATGCATCGTTGCTCTTTTACAAAAGTAAAAGCTCAGCTGAAACTTCACGAGAAACTTACCACCCAAACTGCAAACTAAGCACAAAAAACACGAGGATTGAATTGTCCTGCTGGTCGAGTTCATGCAGTTTGTGAGGCTTCGCTGTCAGTAATGTGATCTTTGAAGCTTTTAATTACGGATAAGCGCGTTTATCACAGCGTAGTTTGGGCCCCAGTGGAATCGCAGTAAACACAAATATGTGAACGTTTAGCTCACTACGAAGCAAGCTGCTTATCTGAATGTGTGATTAAAAACAATAAGTATATTCCTGACTTTAATGTGCCTGATTTCACCAGCTGAGGCTGCTTTACCGTCACGTTTTCTGGATAACTCACAAACTTGTACTTTCTGTCCATGTGTGTTGGGATTTCTATCAGGAAGCACAGCTTCATCTTTTTAAAATCAACTCACCTCAgtgtattgatatatatatattatatcatctccttttgggataaataaagcagTTTTTTTATTAACGCCATCACATCTACTTCTATATTCTGGAAGAGCTTCGGTTGAGGAGACGTTTCGCAGCTCCTCTTCTCTTGTGGTCAGAAGGCTTCCTGCCTGCCTTCAGAAAAAGATTCAAACTCAGTCAGATCGagtctttttatttgtgttaactGGAATCACACTCATTCATTCATGATTTGATTCACCAACAACTTGATTGTTGTTCAAGGTGACCTCgtgttacaaaataaaagcgtcTGATTCAGGCAGCAGTTTTTCCACCAGAGTGGGTCCCGGTCGGGCTTCTGCCTTTGGATCCACGGTCAGGGTGTTCTCCAGCCGGGCGATCTGCTCCCGGGTGGGAGTCGGATCCTCATGGTGCAGCCGCAACCAGGGGGCGCCTGAAAAGACATCAGGTCATCAGCTCtctgtcatcatcatcatcatcatcatcatcatcatcgtcacCAGCCGCGTCTCACCGACCTTTGGTGACCCTTTGACCCAGCGACACCAGCAGCTCCGCCCCCACGCTGTGATTGACATCCTCCCCGGACTTGGACCTTCCTGCACCCAGATGGTGAAGAACCCGAGCTAAGTCCATACCGTCGATGTCCACGACGACACCTACAGGAGACGGGTCGAAGCATCGGTACGTCCATGTAAAAACATCATTCATACGCACATCATCTCAACAGGTGAATAAACAGGCTGATACATGAAGGTAAAGATGTGagcaaataatacaaataaatatgtaCACTTGGATATTTATTCTCTTCACTGACAGAGTTTACAAGCTGTTCTTCTCGTACTTTAGTGAATAAAAATACATGTTGGTGAATATTTGAGTGGAAGTGAGTAAAGATGCAGGTAAGGAAATAAaccaggaaaaaagaaaagtaaagatGTGGAtaattatgtatgtggaagttttAAAGTGAGAATTTACCAGCATGCTACTTAAATGTCTATATTTCtgagtttttcagtttttctgagTTGTAGACGTTTTTGCAACTTCTGTCACACTGAATGTTTAAGACTAAATTAAAGAAGCCGGCAGGTGACGGACATGCAGCTGAAATTATTAGCTCAATGTTTCAGGCAAGAAAAATATTCAATCGTGTATATTTAAATTTGGATTGAACTATATAAcattaaaatacacaaaaaaatatgaataagTTGATTTAACtttctgtttattttatgtttcaTGTATTATTGCATAAGTGCAtgttttttattgtgaatataaaaatacataaataagaaCATCTCAAAGCAAAGTAAGTGTTTAAATACTTCAGTAATTACTGCTTGAAGTTAATGTACTAACACTTTAGAAGGACTATAATTCAATGTATATAATAACTAAATATAAAATGCAGGCAACAAGTCAGAAAACATGAAATTATAGAATTAATGAATATAATTTCGTAtgatttacttgattttatttccatcttttgtgtatttttttttaataaaaacatgtttatcatTATTATGATTATATGTTATTATTACTATTCATTCAGCTGGGTTTCACACCATTTATGGTTCATAATGACTTTGGGATTGTGTTAAAAACAGAAGTGACTTTGTTTCTGAAGTTCAGGGACGCTTCTCAAGAATGCATCATCGGTGTCTGTTTGTGCTCTTCATGCTTTACCATCTGCAGGAGCCTTCAGCTCCAGCTGATGAGCAGCTTTTCTCAGGACACTGTAGTAATCTGTGCGGGCGGAGCACAGTGACCGAGCCGTCCCTTTAGCCACGCCCTGAGCCTCCATCATGGCCTGGAatttggacagagcagttccACCTGTCACAGCATCAGAAATCTGCTTTCTGCCCTCCGTCAGGTCGGGGGCCAAGCCAGTCTGCACCAGTAACACTCCTCCTACAGAAACATGGAACACAATCAAAACTGAGACAGGCTTTTCTTTCTCCTGTTTGTTCA
Coding sequences within it:
- the lsm8 gene encoding LSM8 homolog, U6 small nuclear RNA associated, coding for MSTALESYINRTVAIVTSDGRMIVGTLKGFDQTINLILDESHERVFSSSQGVEQVVLGLYIVRGDNVAVIGEIDEETDSTLDLGNIRAEPLNSVVH